One Chitinophaga varians DNA segment encodes these proteins:
- a CDS encoding glycoside hydrolase family 105 protein yields MKKYISTLLFVLLVLANGKAQQGKESPRPVDKVKKIGDKLIRETPFAYRLISPARNERFNGLSFVDFGAAFGKGKAAVAYAYTQLTVLHDTLFTVQTAHNDACTIWCNGALVYDKKGDSNIAIVRDERSMAMSDSFRVLLKKGSNDLLIKSATSGKEWCVFLQPPSEHDAVLNVRQPYPEIGLKYVKHVDTSVAALSSWLVCGPFATTATAGHTPEKEFIFGTMYPGLEGPVTWTIPKKEVLGDVIGAKAWGTTYQWNYHNGGVAWAMQQLSELTGERQYRQWAVNFCDFQMNGTPFVDYQVNGLRAYNSANAMVIGSRLLDFTLAPSLPLIYRLRKEKGFANESIYKAYIDKMIHYAQEGQIRSEGYSNYTRTTPEAYTVWVDDMFMGIPFLMQAGLYAGSPEQRQLFFDDAASQVLDFAKHVWDKDARLFMHANYSRRPQVKLPYWSRANGWAIWAMTEVLMALPREHTKYKAVLDLYRDFAGSLARYQNRDGFWHNVINRADSPEEVSGTAIFTMAMARGVRLGWLDRKKFTPVVERGWKAVAGEIEEDGTVHKICVGTMCSEDVNYYMTRPFYDNDTHGSFAVIFAGMEVQKMLDQQKQR; encoded by the coding sequence ATGAAGAAATATATAAGCACCTTATTGTTTGTTCTTTTAGTGCTGGCCAATGGCAAGGCACAGCAGGGAAAAGAAAGCCCGCGTCCGGTAGATAAGGTAAAAAAGATAGGTGATAAGCTGATACGTGAAACACCGTTTGCCTACCGGTTGATATCACCTGCGCGTAATGAACGTTTTAATGGTTTAAGTTTTGTTGATTTCGGGGCGGCGTTTGGGAAGGGGAAGGCAGCTGTCGCATACGCCTATACGCAATTGACAGTATTGCATGATACCCTCTTTACCGTACAGACAGCGCATAATGACGCCTGTACCATCTGGTGTAATGGCGCACTTGTTTATGATAAGAAAGGCGACAGCAACATTGCTATAGTAAGAGATGAGAGGAGTATGGCGATGTCGGACTCCTTCCGGGTGTTATTAAAAAAGGGAAGCAACGATCTGCTGATAAAGTCGGCCACCAGTGGAAAAGAGTGGTGCGTGTTTTTACAGCCTCCCAGTGAGCATGACGCTGTATTGAATGTGCGGCAGCCGTATCCTGAAATTGGATTAAAGTATGTAAAGCATGTTGATACCAGTGTGGCCGCGCTGAGCAGCTGGCTCGTCTGCGGCCCTTTTGCCACTACTGCCACCGCGGGCCATACGCCGGAAAAGGAATTTATTTTTGGCACTATGTATCCGGGACTTGAGGGGCCAGTAACATGGACTATTCCTAAAAAGGAAGTGCTGGGGGACGTGATCGGCGCCAAAGCCTGGGGGACCACTTACCAATGGAATTACCATAATGGCGGCGTAGCGTGGGCGATGCAGCAATTGAGCGAGCTGACCGGCGAAAGGCAGTATCGTCAATGGGCGGTGAACTTCTGCGATTTCCAGATGAATGGGACGCCTTTTGTGGATTACCAGGTAAACGGCCTGCGGGCGTATAACTCAGCCAATGCGATGGTTATCGGTTCCAGGCTGCTGGACTTTACACTGGCCCCCTCTTTACCGCTTATTTACCGTTTGCGTAAAGAGAAAGGTTTTGCAAATGAATCCATCTATAAAGCGTATATCGATAAAATGATACACTATGCGCAGGAAGGGCAGATCAGAAGCGAGGGGTATTCCAACTACACCCGCACTACCCCGGAAGCATATACGGTATGGGTGGACGATATGTTTATGGGCATTCCTTTTTTGATGCAGGCTGGACTTTATGCCGGCAGCCCTGAACAAAGGCAATTGTTTTTTGACGATGCCGCCAGTCAGGTGCTGGATTTCGCCAAACATGTATGGGATAAAGACGCGCGACTTTTTATGCATGCCAATTACTCCCGCCGGCCGCAGGTGAAATTGCCTTACTGGTCCCGCGCCAATGGCTGGGCTATCTGGGCAATGACAGAAGTGTTGATGGCTTTGCCCAGGGAACATACCAAATACAAAGCGGTCCTGGACCTGTACCGGGATTTCGCGGGTTCACTGGCCCGTTATCAAAACCGTGATGGTTTCTGGCATAATGTTATCAACCGGGCAGATTCTCCGGAGGAAGTTTCGGGTACAGCCATATTTACGATGGCGATGGCCAGGGGCGTCCGGCTGGGATGGCTGGACCGGAAGAAATTTACCCCTGTTGTAGAAAGAGGATGGAAGGCAGTTGCCGGTGAAATCGAAGAGGATGGCACCGTGCATAAGATTTGTGTTGGCACGATGTGTTCCGAAGATGTGAATTACTATATGACCAGGCCTTTTTATGACAATGATACACATGGCTCGTTTGCCGTGATATTTGCCGGTATGGAAGTACAGAAGATGCTGGACCAGCAGAAGCAGCGGTAG
- a CDS encoding LIC_13387 family protein yields MVAQYLWVTGSAIIGLAGLSHVRATLWTNMLYPRNEKLIADMKISPLQMTEKLTMWKSWMGFNATHGSGAAFVGIINFYLALYNFTFLKSSQFLLLLTLLTMAFYVWIARKYWFKPVFLLITAAWTCFMASYILLMM; encoded by the coding sequence ATGGTAGCTCAATATCTCTGGGTGACAGGTTCGGCCATTATCGGCCTGGCAGGACTTTCTCATGTCCGCGCTACATTGTGGACAAACATGCTATACCCCCGCAATGAAAAACTGATAGCAGACATGAAAATTTCGCCGTTGCAAATGACAGAAAAATTGACAATGTGGAAATCATGGATGGGATTTAATGCCACACATGGTAGCGGCGCCGCCTTTGTCGGGATCATCAATTTTTACCTGGCGTTGTACAATTTCACCTTCCTCAAGTCCAGCCAGTTTTTATTGTTATTGACGTTGCTCACCATGGCGTTTTATGTTTGGATAGCCCGAAAGTATTGGTTTAAACCGGTGTTCTTGCTCATTACAGCAGCATGGACCTGTTTTATGGCTTCTTATATACTGCTGATGATGTGA
- a CDS encoding RagB/SusD family nutrient uptake outer membrane protein yields the protein MKRSMIKLTLFLGLSALLWGCNKDFVDDSKPYNVLNPDIFPESMAQVDYFLNSPYANIHSVELFGFTGLGRFMYNIDHTGDLAWLGTNEWNDIQLFRMNSSNTYSGAQWRGLYRGVQQSRTFIDQIVPNFKQKKGNSLSAADTLALRYKLGEAYYLRAWHYFFLMNLYAQEVVVKGNGDNANPGVILFTSDVKIGTREDEMRPRSTVKQCWDYIISDLKSSMALLTDPSGGAKKTWTGADKGRIDYYAAEALLGRSLMYEERWSEARDAFLDIVQHAGKSLMSFPNYYNMWNGNPQYANTEINNTEALHQITIVRSGDNAMAGPSTASAVSLIFTPFYDNGAPGGVTPGYGNMFMHDRNLGRFGFPQQYYPVMKNLGTPGRTVESSYIDSCLHMKTMKRYAIDPDPRLWVCAYQPWVDSVMNNTSRVAILPYGQSVETEYQENRKLNSDVIKHGWSLRKFNLYDVQASQDPRMHGADFYFTRLPEVYLNLAECYWRLSGNDNDAQALDYINRVHRRAWELSDGTGQPGVDYTTIASGVKITKAQLNPNTTDPAFRDQLALNALYYETWAETFGESKWWFNVRRWGLGPNEAKVYEKSRAGTIGWNSDNQYALPVFQTELDRNSNCVQNKGY from the coding sequence ATGAAACGCTCCATGATAAAACTCACCCTGTTCCTTGGCTTAAGTGCATTGCTATGGGGATGCAACAAGGACTTCGTCGACGACTCCAAGCCCTACAATGTATTAAACCCGGATATTTTTCCTGAAAGCATGGCCCAGGTGGATTATTTCCTGAACTCCCCCTATGCCAATATCCACAGCGTGGAGCTGTTTGGATTTACCGGATTAGGCAGATTTATGTATAATATAGATCACACCGGAGATCTGGCGTGGCTGGGCACCAACGAGTGGAATGACATACAGCTGTTCAGGATGAATTCGTCCAATACCTACTCCGGCGCACAGTGGCGGGGCTTGTACAGAGGAGTACAACAGTCCAGGACATTTATAGATCAGATCGTTCCCAATTTCAAACAAAAGAAAGGGAATAGTTTGTCTGCCGCTGACACGCTGGCATTGCGGTATAAACTGGGAGAAGCTTATTACCTCCGTGCGTGGCATTATTTCTTCCTGATGAATTTATATGCGCAGGAAGTGGTAGTAAAAGGAAATGGAGATAATGCCAATCCCGGTGTTATTCTTTTTACATCAGACGTTAAGATTGGCACCCGCGAAGATGAAATGCGTCCCCGCAGCACTGTCAAACAATGCTGGGACTACATTATATCAGATCTGAAAAGTTCAATGGCGCTTTTAACCGATCCGTCCGGCGGTGCTAAGAAAACCTGGACCGGCGCAGATAAAGGCCGCATTGACTATTACGCTGCAGAAGCCCTGTTAGGCCGTTCTTTAATGTATGAAGAACGCTGGAGCGAGGCCCGCGATGCATTTCTGGATATTGTTCAGCATGCCGGCAAGTCGCTGATGAGTTTTCCGAATTACTACAATATGTGGAATGGTAATCCGCAATATGCCAATACAGAGATAAATAATACGGAAGCGCTGCACCAGATCACAATCGTAAGGTCTGGTGATAACGCGATGGCTGGTCCTTCCACCGCATCCGCCGTGAGCCTGATTTTTACGCCCTTCTATGACAATGGCGCCCCCGGCGGCGTGACGCCCGGTTATGGCAATATGTTTATGCATGACCGGAACCTTGGCCGTTTCGGGTTCCCCCAGCAATATTATCCGGTGATGAAAAACCTGGGCACCCCTGGCCGCACTGTTGAATCTTCGTATATCGATTCCTGTTTGCATATGAAAACGATGAAGCGGTATGCTATTGACCCGGACCCTCGTTTATGGGTATGTGCTTATCAGCCATGGGTCGACTCTGTTATGAACAATACCAGCAGGGTGGCCATATTGCCTTATGGTCAAAGCGTGGAGACAGAATACCAGGAGAACAGGAAGTTAAACAGCGATGTTATCAAACATGGATGGAGCCTTCGCAAATTCAATTTGTATGATGTGCAGGCAAGCCAGGACCCGCGCATGCATGGCGCAGATTTTTATTTTACCCGGTTGCCCGAAGTGTACCTGAACCTGGCTGAATGTTATTGGAGGCTGAGCGGGAATGACAACGATGCACAGGCGCTGGACTATATCAACCGGGTACACCGTCGTGCATGGGAGCTTTCCGATGGTACCGGTCAGCCTGGTGTAGACTATACCACCATTGCATCCGGTGTAAAGATCACCAAAGCGCAGCTGAACCCTAATACTACAGATCCCGCCTTCAGAGATCAGCTGGCCCTGAACGCGTTGTATTATGAAACGTGGGCGGAAACCTTTGGTGAATCAAAGTGGTGGTTCAATGTACGGAGATGGGGACTTGGCCCTAACGAAGCAAAAGTGTACGAGAAAAGCAGGGCCGGAACGATTGGCTGGAACTCAGATAATCAGTATGCGCTTCCGGTTTTCCAGACAGAGTTAGACAGAAACAGCAATTGTGTACAGAATAAAGGCTATTGA
- a CDS encoding SusC/RagA family TonB-linked outer membrane protein, translated as MKMCKLFSLVLLLLTLSASAQELPVVVKGVVVSEQNEPVPGATVMEDGTSNGTTTDANGQFTIRVTKDPSGLVIRSTGFADYKVAVGRQHTTVTVTLTATSKQLQDIVVIGYSAQKKANLIGAVSSVNTKDISKTAVTGVASLLQGRAAGVQVTNGSGDPRSTGTIVIRGVGNIRGMSPLYVVDGVPAIGNTGFNLNPRDIESIQVLRDASSAAIYGARAAGGVILVTTKKGSRKERMNVDVSMNQGFSQGTFLPKLLGTPDYKRAWAAIKPAAPDWDESVNTDWVDYLYRTGREQNYNVSISGGSAKQNYYVSAGYRRADGIVINSWSERYSLRVNSDYDLGKRVKAGERLNLYSYSENPPVISGNQVGAYALPFRSTPLMRMKNDDGSWGGLPASNNYNGGNWATYVNTIDRRYTAPEIEGNLYIDVEPVDGLHVRATGGGNFTTTMARQFEAKWYVSGQSNQQKDNLRKQSSLSMAYVGNIVTSYDKKIGAHEFKLLAGMEGRRSSVDNLSGSIYAVNSAYTMPLIPDAFPVGFSESSLLSNVPPNTSGRSSEMDYGISRMLSYFGRVSYTYQDKYLFEANLRQDRSDRFAPKYRTGNFPSAAAGWRISEEGFMKDRFRQLSDLKLRVSYGSLGNDGVGSYVYIPSLANYDKTQFNELPGTSAVNGWGIGRVANENIRWETVTTSNIGVDVGLFNNKLNLTLDYYIRDTKDMLYQRNLPPSSGMANGHSSPDTYVLDMNLGKMRNKGFEVTVNYKERFGQFGVELGFNAAINRNKILSFGGESLPIDAGYAGEYRSGTVTRTQLNSPVSQFYGFKTKGIIPDQKTIDELNAKAKNSGAAWWYSSGSGPGDLWYEDLNGDNTINEQDRTVIGSPLPKMTYGFNIGLSYRNFDLACFFNGVYGNDVYNGMDGYFNSIYSDFNTTANVFNSSFMYGNGLTSQPRFGYMNGGSFLYDPNGNYMKISDYHVQKGSFLRLQNLQIGYNLPENLLSRLKVRQLRVYYSGQNLFVISKVKNADPEAGFAGPNSSALAQGIISPEVYPRTRIHSFGIEIGF; from the coding sequence ATGAAAATGTGCAAGCTCTTTAGCCTTGTATTGCTCCTGCTAACATTGTCCGCGAGCGCACAGGAGCTTCCTGTTGTGGTGAAGGGAGTTGTTGTTTCGGAACAAAATGAGCCGGTTCCCGGTGCTACCGTCATGGAGGACGGAACTTCCAACGGAACGACCACAGATGCCAATGGGCAGTTTACCATCAGGGTAACCAAAGATCCATCGGGCCTGGTCATCCGCAGTACCGGATTTGCAGATTATAAAGTAGCAGTAGGGCGGCAGCATACCACGGTGACTGTAACATTGACCGCCACATCCAAACAGCTGCAGGACATCGTAGTGATCGGTTACAGCGCACAGAAAAAAGCTAACCTGATAGGCGCTGTTTCGTCCGTCAACACAAAGGATATCTCCAAAACAGCCGTCACCGGCGTGGCCAGCCTGCTGCAGGGGCGCGCTGCCGGGGTGCAGGTGACCAACGGAAGCGGCGACCCGAGATCTACCGGAACAATTGTGATCAGGGGCGTGGGAAATATCCGGGGCATGTCGCCATTATATGTGGTTGACGGGGTGCCGGCCATCGGTAATACCGGCTTTAACCTGAACCCCAGGGACATTGAAAGCATACAGGTGCTCAGAGATGCCTCTTCAGCAGCCATTTACGGTGCCAGGGCGGCAGGCGGCGTGATCCTGGTGACCACTAAAAAAGGTTCCCGCAAGGAAAGGATGAATGTGGACGTGTCGATGAACCAGGGTTTCAGTCAGGGCACTTTCCTGCCTAAACTGCTGGGTACACCGGATTATAAGCGGGCCTGGGCCGCTATCAAGCCAGCGGCGCCCGACTGGGATGAATCGGTCAATACAGACTGGGTGGATTATCTGTACCGCACTGGAAGGGAGCAGAACTACAATGTGTCCATCAGCGGCGGCAGTGCCAAACAAAACTATTATGTCTCTGCGGGCTACAGAAGAGCGGACGGAATTGTCATCAATTCCTGGTCTGAACGATACAGCCTGCGGGTTAACAGCGACTATGATCTCGGAAAAAGGGTAAAAGCAGGAGAACGACTGAACCTGTATTCCTATTCGGAAAATCCGCCGGTGATATCCGGTAACCAGGTGGGCGCGTATGCACTGCCTTTCAGATCGACCCCACTGATGCGGATGAAAAATGACGACGGTTCCTGGGGCGGTCTGCCTGCCTCCAATAACTATAACGGCGGTAACTGGGCCACCTATGTCAACACGATCGACCGAAGATATACAGCGCCGGAAATCGAAGGTAATCTGTATATCGATGTTGAACCGGTAGACGGCCTCCATGTACGTGCCACCGGTGGCGGAAATTTCACCACTACGATGGCCCGTCAATTTGAAGCTAAGTGGTATGTTTCCGGTCAGTCCAATCAGCAGAAAGACAATCTCAGAAAACAAAGCAGCCTGTCAATGGCCTATGTGGGGAACATTGTGACGTCCTATGACAAAAAGATCGGCGCCCATGAGTTTAAGCTACTGGCAGGCATGGAAGGACGGCGGTCTTCTGTCGATAACCTCTCCGGCTCCATCTATGCTGTCAACTCAGCCTATACGATGCCGTTAATACCCGATGCTTTTCCTGTCGGATTTTCAGAATCGTCTTTGTTGAGTAATGTGCCGCCTAATACGAGCGGACGTTCCTCAGAGATGGATTATGGTATCTCCCGTATGCTTAGTTATTTCGGAAGGGTGAGTTATACCTATCAGGATAAATATCTTTTTGAAGCCAACCTGCGCCAGGACAGAAGTGACCGGTTTGCCCCGAAATACAGGACAGGTAATTTTCCGTCTGCCGCCGCCGGCTGGAGGATATCAGAAGAAGGTTTTATGAAAGACAGGTTCAGGCAGTTGTCTGACCTCAAACTGAGAGTGTCCTACGGCAGCCTGGGCAATGATGGCGTGGGTAGCTACGTATATATCCCCTCGCTGGCCAACTATGATAAAACACAATTCAATGAATTGCCTGGGACCAGCGCTGTGAACGGATGGGGAATCGGACGTGTGGCGAATGAAAACATTCGCTGGGAAACAGTTACCACCTCTAATATCGGGGTAGACGTAGGACTGTTTAATAACAAACTAAATCTGACACTGGACTATTACATCCGGGACACGAAAGACATGCTGTACCAGCGCAATCTGCCTCCCAGCTCCGGTATGGCCAACGGCCACTCCTCTCCGGACACCTATGTGCTGGATATGAACCTGGGTAAAATGAGGAACAAAGGGTTTGAAGTGACTGTCAACTATAAAGAGCGGTTCGGTCAGTTTGGCGTGGAGCTTGGCTTTAACGCTGCCATCAACCGCAATAAAATATTGTCTTTCGGAGGGGAAAGCCTGCCCATTGATGCCGGCTATGCAGGGGAATACAGGTCAGGGACCGTTACCCGTACGCAACTGAACTCACCTGTTTCACAATTCTACGGGTTTAAGACAAAAGGGATCATACCGGACCAGAAGACCATTGACGAGTTGAATGCGAAAGCAAAAAATTCAGGCGCCGCATGGTGGTATTCCAGCGGTTCAGGCCCGGGAGACCTGTGGTATGAAGATCTGAATGGCGACAATACCATCAATGAGCAGGACAGGACAGTGATCGGCAGTCCGCTGCCTAAAATGACCTATGGGTTTAATATTGGCCTGTCCTACCGGAATTTTGACCTGGCCTGTTTCTTTAATGGTGTATATGGTAACGATGTCTATAACGGGATGGATGGATACTTTAATAGCATCTACAGCGATTTTAACACTACCGCGAATGTATTCAACAGCTCGTTTATGTATGGCAACGGCCTGACAAGCCAACCAAGGTTTGGCTATATGAACGGAGGCAGCTTCCTCTATGATCCCAACGGCAACTATATGAAGATCTCAGACTACCATGTACAGAAAGGATCTTTCCTGCGGCTGCAGAATCTGCAGATAGGCTATAATCTTCCGGAAAATCTGTTGAGCCGCCTGAAAGTAAGGCAGCTCAGGGTTTATTACAGCGGGCAAAACTTATTTGTGATATCAAAAGTGAAAAACGCCGATCCGGAAGCGGGTTTTGCCGGTCCTAATTCCAGCGCCCTCGCACAGGGAATTATATCACCCGAAGTATATCCGAGAACAAGAATTCATTCCTTCGGAATTGAAATCGGGTTTTAA
- a CDS encoding transcription termination/antitermination protein NusG, whose translation MSKFASGWYLIYTMSQREKKVAQLLAERKIKYFLPTIKEIRLRCDRKKVIDTPLFPSYVFVNLENQEDFFTTQAVDGFCCYVRFGKQLARVDQCLIDQIDIAVCYGHNVNASAEQFLPGQKLLITYGPLSGLFCEVVKYKGTRKLVVRVGLLQRNIMMEVLPEYLDVVNDPLMLSNMEAE comes from the coding sequence ATGAGTAAGTTTGCTTCTGGCTGGTATTTGATTTACACTATGTCGCAGCGTGAAAAAAAGGTTGCACAACTACTAGCTGAGCGCAAAATCAAATACTTTTTGCCAACAATTAAAGAGATACGGCTACGATGTGACAGAAAAAAGGTGATAGACACACCGCTTTTCCCTTCTTATGTCTTTGTTAATCTTGAGAATCAGGAAGATTTTTTTACCACACAGGCTGTTGACGGATTTTGTTGTTATGTAAGATTCGGTAAACAGTTGGCGAGAGTGGACCAATGTCTGATAGACCAGATTGACATCGCGGTTTGTTATGGTCATAATGTGAATGCGTCTGCGGAGCAGTTTTTGCCGGGGCAGAAGTTGCTGATAACATATGGACCCTTGTCTGGTCTTTTTTGTGAGGTCGTAAAATATAAAGGCACGAGGAAACTGGTGGTAAGAGTTGGCCTGTTGCAAAGAAATATAATGATGGAAGTATTGCCCGAATACCTGGACGTTGTTAACGATCCGTTGATGTTATCCAATATGGAAGCCGAATAA
- a CDS encoding iron-containing alcohol dehydrogenase, producing MYDPCSLSSLGASIKRILHTFNTKKVLLIHGYQSFKDYESVVTDAIAPDILLFRASGFSLYPELEDILNVANTARLEGIDTVIAIGGGTIIDIAKSVSVLWQQEAATMLSLLDTDIDFLEPQRLKLLTIPTTCGTGAEVTPFAVIYDGAAKHSFYGNSLIPQQFIHCPPLAVSLSNEQIAVGAFDTLSQAIESIWSKGSVTASREYAGEAVRLVMDNVDEAVRTRSPKAMTCLMKASFLSGRAIAITKTTGPHALSYPLTRKFSIPHGLAVMITLPYFFLFHDKILNLEDESYPVLRQHLEYILGLLNVKSGRHAFEVLCGLAARINVDISLSAYISAGDLAVLQQCNFNEDRLRNHPVTINRSDIQQIFTSSFDRLSAIA from the coding sequence ATGTACGATCCCTGTTCACTAAGTTCTCTTGGCGCAAGCATTAAGCGCATACTGCATACATTTAACACAAAGAAAGTTCTGCTCATACACGGATATCAATCATTTAAAGACTATGAATCTGTTGTGACTGATGCGATAGCTCCGGACATCCTGTTATTCCGGGCATCAGGTTTTTCTCTGTACCCGGAACTGGAAGACATTCTGAATGTCGCCAATACGGCCCGTTTAGAAGGTATAGATACAGTCATCGCTATAGGCGGTGGTACTATTATAGACATTGCCAAATCTGTGTCGGTACTCTGGCAGCAGGAAGCAGCTACGATGCTTTCATTACTGGATACTGATATTGATTTTTTGGAACCCCAAAGGTTAAAGCTCCTGACAATACCCACCACATGTGGCACCGGTGCAGAGGTGACGCCTTTTGCCGTTATCTATGATGGAGCGGCCAAACATTCTTTTTATGGCAATAGCCTTATCCCCCAGCAATTTATTCACTGTCCACCCCTTGCTGTTTCCCTTAGTAACGAACAAATAGCTGTAGGTGCCTTTGACACCCTGAGCCAGGCCATTGAAAGCATCTGGTCCAAAGGCTCTGTGACAGCATCCAGGGAATATGCAGGAGAAGCGGTACGGCTGGTCATGGACAATGTAGATGAAGCTGTCCGGACGCGTTCGCCGAAAGCGATGACTTGTCTGATGAAGGCGTCGTTCTTGTCCGGCCGGGCGATTGCTATTACGAAGACAACAGGACCCCACGCACTTTCCTACCCGTTAACAAGGAAGTTCAGTATTCCTCACGGACTGGCTGTCATGATTACGCTTCCTTATTTTTTCCTTTTCCATGACAAGATTTTAAATTTAGAGGATGAAAGTTATCCAGTGCTCAGACAGCATCTGGAATATATCCTGGGCCTGCTTAATGTGAAGTCAGGCCGTCATGCCTTCGAGGTTTTATGTGGTCTGGCTGCGCGCATAAATGTTGATATTTCATTGTCAGCATACATCAGTGCCGGTGATCTGGCAGTCCTGCAGCAGTGCAACTTCAACGAAGACAGGCTGCGCAACCACCCCGTAACCATTAACAGATCTGATATTCAGCAAATATTCACCTCTTCATTTGACAGATTATCAGCAATTGCCTGA
- the aepX gene encoding phosphoenolpyruvate mutase codes for MDVFLNRIKQGQHIRLLEAHSALSAMIIENTAVVGNNGSKKAFDGIWLSSLTVSTIKGLPDIELVDITTKVNLIQEIKRVSSKPIVVDCDTGGLNQQFSFTVSALAGAGATAIVIEDKVGFKQNSLFDDHHSQVQDTIENFCDKIRIGKSTPTPHPIGIIARIESLVLGKGMDDALERAAAYISAGADGVLIHSKDKSPESVISFAEQFVTAHPGVPLVCVPSKFNSICDEQLFASGFHIVIHANHLLRAAYPAMFNVAVDILTHDRSYEASDKIMSIDKILTLIPGSQC; via the coding sequence ATGGATGTCTTTTTAAACAGAATCAAACAAGGGCAGCATATCCGCTTACTGGAGGCCCATTCCGCGTTATCCGCCATGATTATTGAAAATACGGCAGTCGTAGGCAATAATGGCTCAAAAAAAGCATTTGACGGCATATGGCTTAGCAGTTTGACCGTTTCAACCATCAAAGGGCTTCCGGATATAGAGCTGGTGGATATTACTACTAAAGTGAATCTTATACAGGAGATCAAGCGGGTGTCTTCCAAGCCGATCGTAGTGGATTGCGACACCGGTGGGCTGAACCAGCAATTTTCTTTTACGGTGAGTGCTTTGGCTGGTGCGGGTGCAACGGCTATTGTGATAGAAGATAAGGTAGGGTTTAAACAAAACTCACTTTTTGATGATCATCACTCGCAGGTACAGGACACAATAGAAAATTTCTGCGATAAAATCCGTATTGGTAAAAGTACGCCTACGCCTCATCCTATAGGCATTATTGCGCGGATTGAGAGCCTGGTGTTGGGAAAAGGCATGGACGATGCTCTTGAACGTGCGGCTGCCTATATTAGCGCGGGTGCCGACGGCGTCCTGATCCACAGTAAGGATAAGTCCCCTGAAAGCGTGATCAGCTTTGCGGAGCAATTTGTGACGGCCCACCCCGGCGTTCCGCTTGTCTGCGTGCCATCCAAATTCAACAGCATTTGTGACGAGCAATTGTTTGCTTCAGGCTTTCATATTGTAATCCATGCTAACCATCTTTTGCGGGCAGCTTATCCGGCTATGTTTAATGTGGCGGTTGATATCCTGACCCATGACAGGTCTTATGAGGCCAGCGACAAAATTATGTCAATCGACAAAATACTTACGTTAATCCCCGGTTCTCAATGTTAA